The sequence below is a genomic window from Lolium perenne isolate Kyuss_39 chromosome 7, Kyuss_2.0, whole genome shotgun sequence.
CGGAAGCAATTTAAATCTCCGGTCCATGGTTAGAGAGTATTGTAAGAGGATTTTTACGGTACCCTGTACTCCATTTGTAAGCAAGGGAGTACCAATCATCACCCACCGTTGATTTAAAAGGGCAGTTCAGACTTTAATTTTGGCTAACGAAGAGGTATGTTTCTAAGCCCTTCTTCTCCATCTCCCCTCTTCCATGGAAACTGCGGTTGCAGCATCTCCTTGGCGCCCTCACACCGTGTTGTCTCAGCATCCCCGATGTCCTCTTCCCCCATGTCCACATCTTCGATCTCCACACTCTGTATTTGCATCTCAGGTCACCCTAACATCGGTGGCGCATACACAACTTTCAGACAAAAACTTCCGTGTTGACTATATTGAGAATTGACAGAATCTAGTCAAATTTTAATGTGATTTTCTCCTCTTAGATATGATTCAGCCCCCATCCCCCAGACGAAGCTGCAATCCAGTCAAAAAACTCATTTTATTATGTCCGTGCATGGGCAGAGGGAGGCAAAAGGGATTGATCTAGTGCCATCAGCGCATGATCTAGTTACGGCGGAGGCCACGGCAAACAACATCACAATCAAGCGCGCTTCCCCTTGAGAGATTGTGGATACCGGATACCACCCCGGTGGTCAGTGATCTCGCCGGTCCGTCCCTAGCCTGGTTGCCGCTTGTACGGCAGTTCGCCTCCCGTCGCCGTCTATGTGTTTCAGACTTGGGTACTTGTATGGCAGCAATTGTCTTATGGAGGTTTCTGTTCTGCGGTGTGTGTTGTATCGACTCttatggctttattaatttaaagctgggcctaggccttatgtttaaaaagGCCCATCCAAAATTGTTAATGCTGGACTTaataagataattaactaccctCCGAAAGTACAATGTTAGCCTCAAAACTAGGTACTCTCTACTTTCTCGTGACAGTACTCCATGTTTGTTTGATTGGAGTACCACTAAACGCGATCCGTTAGATCACAGGAAATGGAGGGTTAATATTCACTTAGGGGTACCGTAAAAGTCCTCTGTTGTTAACCGCCCCCAATACATGGTCCAGTTTTATTGAAAGCAGCAACTGAGATGTTCTCCGAACATAACATTACCGGCTAAGCTTACCTGTGTTGTGCTCTTACTTGGGGTTTGGGGGCTTGAAGTGGCGATAGACAGTGAAGAAGCTCTGCAGCACGGCCAGGGCGAGCAGGAGCAGGGCCGCGAGCACCGACATGATCACCCagggattggtgaaatagttgcgCACGAGCGCCGCGCGCCACTTGTGCCTCCTGCTGTCCCTGTACTTGTTCACCGCGCCCATTATGCCGACCAGGTAGTTGTCGGCGGACCAGTGCACCTGGCGGACTATGTCGCTGAAAAATCGCCAGGCAATGCTCCTTTTGAGATGGTTGACAAGGATGCCACGCAGGCCCAGGATCCTCATGTCCTCCGACGAGGTGATGAGGCAGTTCATGAAGAAGGCGTAGGTGGAGACGTCCCGCGCGGTATCCGGGTATGTCTGCTCGAACGCTATGAGGTTCCGGAACATTGACTCGCTGAAGTCGTCGAGCTCCAGCCGCGGGATCTCCAGTACGCCGCGGGCGAACTTGATGTCAAGGAAGCTCGTGGCGTTCTTCCTCATCTTGAACCGGATCCCGGCCTCCTTCAGCTCCTTGGCGCACGGGATCCACTGCGGGAGCTCCGACAGCAGCTCGCCACTCTGGCGATGGCGGGAATGCTGCTGGCGGTCAGTCGTCGGCAGGCCGACAGAGAGGTAGAAGAGGTGCAGCAGGTGGTGCACGTCGTCGCATGTGATGCTCGAGTTGTGCAGCATCTGGGGACGAAGGGTCCGGAAAAGCGTGAGGCTGCCGCTGACACTAGTGGAAAAGAGGCCTTTCGTCCCACCCTTTAGTccccgttttgaaccaaaccgggaccaatgggggaTATTGATCCCGGTTCATcatgaaaaccctttagtcccggttggtaatacaatccgggactaaagggtggtcTACGGGGCAaaagtctttagtcccggttcgtactaccaaccgggactaaatgtctACCGTTTAGTCTCGGTTCGTAttatgaaccgggactaaagggtttttttgcctccccatgcacctccaccccccccccccgatcgccttttttagcactgtaaaatacaaaaaaaatgatagaaaattcaaaaaaaaaatcttttgagattcttgtatgttatgcaacctagtatcagggaaaattaacaaatttgaatattcactttttttgcaaaaaagttttgaaaaatggtaaaaccgcactaacttttgcatacgacgtcggaaaaaagcgtataatatatcaaaaaaatccttggaaaaagttacatccgaattcacctgggttaacccggttagccaatttttagattctcaaaattccaaatgaaaatatgaaagcaggaagattttagtttttgccagaaattcggaattttatttttaaattttttttaaaataataattacatcatgcataaagattactattacttaaccataaagttagccaattttttagattttcaaattttcaagtttggcaaaatatattaaaaaataataaattaaaaaaacaattataatacaaatttaaaaaactataattataataccattaccacaacatgttattacgtatatagttttgtttattaaaataattatttggaattcgaataataaataagtgtgacatcgaccaacatgttaataggattgatatgatactagtatcacaacatgcgcgcgaatcacttggaagcgggatgggaaaggaacttggaagttaagcgtgctagtgctggagtagtgggaggatgggtaaccgagcgggaagttggagATTAACCGTAGTTAGAGATTAAGTGGAGTTAGAaactaaactagttaaataactgaaaaaataggaaaaaaaagaggagcgaaaaataattgggcataaccaaatagataaaaaaaataacgaaataacctttagtcccggttcgtgttacaaaccgggactaaaggttatttcctcgacgcgcgccagcagcccacgtggcgggacctttagtcccggtttgttttacaaccgggactaaagggggggacctttagtcccgcctaattggtcccggtttggaaaccgggactaaaggcccaaatgaaccgggcctatagccccgttttccactagtgtcacGAGGAGCTCTTGTGACTCATCCTCATTCCTGAGCTGCTGAAAAAGCTCCCGGGTCACGAAGAAAGGGATCTGGTTCTCAAGCAGCAGCAGGTCGCGCGTCACGAACTGCCAGACGAAGCACCTGCCATAAACCTGAGCCCAATCCTCATCGTCGTCAAAGTGATCGCTGCCGCCAGCGGCGCGCGTGCTTGAGCAAGCGGTGTAGGATTTTATTTCGAAATGGGGGTATACccaggcttctgcatcatgacgatgcacacggccttttagtAAAAAAGATCCAAATAGTAAAGTTTACAACTCACGCATCACCGaggattgatacaaaaatcaaccatcgaaaagtacacatactatgactacacattaacatagccttctagtatgtcgccaaccagcctgacacaagatatcctgagcaaccatcaggagccgtgtgcaaccagtagccatagcatcccgctgCCCCTCCGGTGAGAGTAGAGCCCAAAGCTGGACCCAATGGGACACTGATGGCgtgtagacacacgtccgttgggaaccccaagaggaaggtgtgatgcgcacagcagcaagttttcccttagaaagaaaccaaggttatcgaaccagtaggagccaagaagcacgttgaaggttgatggcggcggagtgtagtgcggcgcaacaccagggattccggcgccaacgtggaacctgcacaacacaaccaaattactttaccccaacgtaacagtgaggttgtcaatctcaccggcttgctgtaacaaaggattagatgtatagtgtggaagatgattgtttgcagaaaacagtagaacacgtattgcagtagattgtattcgatgtaaaagaatggaccggggtccacagttcactagaggtgtctctcccataagaaatagcatattgggtaaacaaattacagttgggcaattgacaaataaggagagcataacaatgcacatacatgatatgatgagtagtgtgagatttaattgggcattacgacaaagtacatagactgctatccagcatgcatctatgcctaaaaagtccaccttcaggttatcatccgaaccccttccagtattaagttgcaaacaacagacaattgtattaagtatggtgcgtaatgtaatcaacaaatacatccttagatatagaattgatgttttatccctagtggcaacagcacatccacaaccttagaggttgctgtcactcccccagatttaatggaggcatgaacccactatcgagcataagtaccccctcttggagttacaagcaatgacttggccagagcctctactagcaacggagagcatgcaagatcataaacaacacatagatagattgataatcaacataacatagtattcattatccatcggatcccaacaaacgcacatgtagctttacagatagatgatcttgatcatgttagacagctcacaagatcagacaatgatagcacaatggggagaagacgaccatctagctactgctatggacccatagtccaggggtgaactactcacacatcaatccggaggcgaccatggcagtgtagagtcctccgggagatgattcccctctccggcagggtgccggaggcgatctcctgaatcccccgagatgggattggcggcggcggcttctctggaaggttttccgtatcgtggctctcggtactgggggtttcgcgacgaacgctataagtaggcggaaggtgatgtctacgccccctccttttcctgtagacagtgttgggcctccaagagcagaggtttgtagaacagcagcaagtttcccttaagtggatcacccaaggtttatcgaactcagggaggaagaggtcaaagatatccctctcatgcaaccctgcaaccataaagcaagaagtctcttgtatccccaacacacctaataggtgcgctagttcggcgaagagatagtgaaatacaggtggtatgaataagtatgagcagtattaaccgcaccagaaaagtgctttgcccaggactggcgtgtggttgatggtggtaatgttgcgggaagtacagatgcagtaaaacagtaaacaagcagcgatagcagtatttaggaacaaggcctagggatcatactttcactagtggacactctcaacattgatcacataacagaataaatagatagatgctaaactctacactctcttgttggatgatgaacaccactaactgtgtaggattacacgaaccctcaatgccggagttaacaagctccacaatattcgatgttcatatttaaataaccttagagtgcatgacagatcaacataaccaaaccaagtactaacatagcatgcacactgtcaccttcacgctacgaaaggaggcataaatcacatcaataccatcatagcaatagttaacttcataatctacaagagatcacaatcatagcctacgccaagtactacacgatgcacacactgtcaccattacaccgtgcaggaggaataaactactttaataacatcactagagtagcacacagatatattgtgatacaaaacacattgcaatcataaagagatataaataagcacttcactatgccattcataacagtgaataagtattctgtgaaatatagcctaagagatccacacggtgcacacactgtcacctttacacacgtgggacaaggagtctccggagatcacataagtaaaatccacttgactagcataatgacatctagattacaagcatcatcatatgaatctcaatcatgtaaggcagctcatgagattattgtattgaagtacataggagagagattaaccacatagctaccggtacagccccgagcctcgatggagaactactccctcctcatgggagacagcagcgttgatggagatggcggtggtgtcgatggaggagccttccgggggcacttccccgtcccggtggcgtgccggaacagagactcctgtcccccagatcttggcttcgcgatggcggtggctctggaaggtttctcgtaccgtggcttttttccgtatcgaagttttaggtcagggacctttaaataggcgaagaggcggagtcggaagggcgacgaggcggtgacacactaggggggcgcggcccaccccctggccgcgccaccctgtcgtctggggcccacagggccctcccctagcggctctcgggtgttctggaagcttcgtccaatcctaagatgctgggcgttgatttcgtccgattccgagaatatttccttactaggatttctgaaaccaaaaacagcagaaaacatcaactggctcttcggcatctcgttaataggttagtgccggaaaatgcataataatgacatataatgtgtataaaacatgtgagtatcatcataaaagtagcatggaacataagaaattatagatacgtttgagatgtatcaagcatccccaagcttagttctactcgtcccgagtaggtaaacgataacaaagataatttcttagtgacaatgcaaccaacataatcttgatcaatactattgtaagcacatgtaatgaatgcagcgatttgaaacaatggtaaatgtaatgagtaaacaaatgaatcatatagcaaagacttttcatgaatagtactttgaagacaagcatcaataagtcttgcataagagttaactcataaagcaatagtttcgtagtaaaggcattgaagcaacacaaaggaagattaagtttcagcggttgctttcaacttataacatgtatatctcatggatattgtcaacataaagtaatataacaagtgcaatatgcaattatgtaggaatcaatgcacagttaacacaagtgtttgcttcttaagatagaaggaaatgagtaaactgactcaacaataaaagtagaagaaaggcccttcacagagggaagcatggattgctatatttgtgctagagcttttgttttgaaaacaagaaacaattttgtcaacggtagtaataaagcatatgagttatgtaaattatatcctacaagttgcaagcctcatgcatagtatactaatagtgcccgcaccttgtcctaattagcttggatttacatggattatcatagcatagcacatgtttcaaccaagtgtcacaaaggggtacctctatgccgcctgtacaaaggtctaaggagaaagctcgcattggatttctcgcttttggttattctcaacttagacatccataccgggacaacatagacaacagataatggactcctctttaatgcataagcattcaacaacagataatattctcataagagattgaggtttgttgtccaaactgaaacttccaccatggatcatggctttagttagcggcccaatgttcttctctaacaatatgcatactcaaaccatttgatcatgataaatcactcttacttcagacaagacgaacatgcatagcaactcacatgatattcaacaaagaaatagttgatggcgtccccaggaacatggttatcgcacaacaagcaacttaataagatataaagtgcataagtacatattcaataccacaatagttttttaagctatttgtcccatgagctatatattgtaaaggtgaagaatggaaattttaaaggtagcactcaagcaatttactttggaatggcggagaaataccatgtagtaggtaggtatggtggacacaaatggcatagtggttggctcaaggattttggatgcctgagaagtattccctctcgatacaaagtttaggctagcaagattatttgaaaaaaacacaaggatgaaccggtgcagcaaaactcacataaaagacatattgtaaacattataagactctacaccgtcttccttgttattcaaactcaatactagaaattatctagaccttagagagaccaattatgcaaaccaaattttagcaagctctatgtatttcttcattaataggtgcaaagtatatgatgcaaaagcttaaacatgagcacaa
It includes:
- the LOC127315028 gene encoding UPF0481 protein At3g47200-like; the encoded protein is MLHNSSITCDDVHHLLHLFYLSVGLPTTDRQQHSRHRQSGELLSELPQWIPCAKELKEAGIRFKMRKNATSFLDIKFARGVLEIPRLELDDFSESMFRNLIAFEQTYPDTARDVSTYAFFMNCLITSSEDMRILGLRGILVNHLKRSIAWRFFSDIVRQVHWSADNYLVGIMGAVNKYRDSRRHKWRAALVRNYFTNPWVIMSVLAALLLLALAVLQSFFTVYRHFKPPNPK